The sequence below is a genomic window from Dyadobacter chenwenxiniae.
ATCTCCTGGATCACCACGAAAGTGAGGTTAGGATCTTTGTCCAAAACATCGGAAAGCAGATTTGTAACCCCGGAGATCAGGGCTTGTTTTTGTTCGCGGGTGACGCCTTCGCGGGTCAGCTCAATTTTTACGTATGGCATGGTTTTGCTTGTTTGTGTTATCAATCATTAATCTTTTGATGACACAAAGTAAGCCTGCCCGGATGAGCACATTACGTGACCTAGATCACATAATGCAAGCGCTATCTGTGGTTGTTGTAAAGACGGCTGAGCGTCTCGCGTGAAACGCCGAGATAGGAGGCAATAAGGTGTTTGGGGACGAGGTTGTAAAGCTGCGGATACAAGGCCAGCAGTTCTTCATAGCGGGCTTTGGTATCATTATTCATAAAAGAAAGCAGCCGCTTTTGTGATGCTACATAACCTCTGTTTGTGCGCCAGCGGAAGAAGTGCTCTATCTGATGTATTTCCTTGCAAAGCCTTTCACGGTCACTGTCCGCCAGGCAAAGGACTTCGGCATCCGTAATGCAATCGACTGTGATGGTGGCATTTGTACGATTGTACATGGCGGCGTAGTCGGAAGTCCACCACGTGGGCATTGCAAACTGGAGAATGTAGGTTTTGATATCGTCATTTACAAAAAAGGCTTTCAGGCAACCGGAAATCACAAAATATTCATGCTCAACCGGTTTTCCGACCTGGATTACTGTTCCTCCTTTTTTATAGGATTGAGGTTTGAAATGCGAAAAAAAATAGTCGAACTGCTGGTCGGTTAAACTTGCTGCCTGGGCGATATGCTGCCTCAAAATTTCCTTCGCTTCCATGGATTATGTTTTGCAAACGCCGAATTTAGAAACGGGCTTCCTGAATTACAATGATCGTATCAGAAAGATCGGCATTAACCGGAACGCCACAGGAAAGAGCAGGTTCGCCGTCAATTTCCACAAGGCAGGTCCCGCAGCCGCCCATTCCGCTGCAAAGACCGAAACCGGAAATGGGCAAATGATCTGAAATCAGTGTCATTAACGATATATACTGACCCTTGTCCACGCGCACCGCATATTCCTTTCCATCCAAAACGAGAATAAAATCAATCGTGTCGCTCATAAATTGCGCTTGTTGCAGATCTGGCTTAAATTTAAATTCAAAAATATTTTATATAATTAAATTGCGTTTTTAAAGCATGCATTCTTTTTTACTCATCATCGGACTGGCTATAATCTGCACTTCCTGCGGCAGAGAGCGCGAGCCTTTGAAAAACAAGAAGAAAAACAATGCAGAAACGATCCAGGCATTGGGTGCGCTGCCCAAATACGTTACAGATCCGCCCGGAAACAAATCAACTCCGGAAAAAGTACGGCTTGGAAGACTGCTGTTCTTTGACCCGATCCTGTCCGGAAATAAGGATGTATCCTGCGCAACTTGTCATCAGCCCGAATTCAATTATGCCGAGTTTTTGGAAACGTCCATCGGCGTCAATGGTCGGGGAACGGGCAGCAAGCGGCAATTTCTGGATCAGAATGACATTCCATTTGTAAAAAGAAATTCGCAAAGCATTCTTAATACTGCCTTCAACGGCATCAAAAACGGTGAAAGTTATCACGCGGAATCTGCGCCGATGTTCTGGGACCTGCGGGCCAAAGGCCTGGAAGAGCAAGCGCTGGTCCCGGTGCGGACACTGGAAGAAATGCGCGGCCATTCTTATCCGGAAGACAAGGTGATCGATGAGATTGTGGCGCGGGTCAGGAAAATTCCGGCTTATGAAAGTTTGTTCCGGGAGGCATTTGCGGGCGACAAAAATCCGGTCAATGTCACCAATATGTCCAAAGCCATTGCTTCCTACGAGCGCACACTCATTGCCAACAATTCACGGTTCGACCAGTATATGCGCGGGGACAGCAGTGCGCTGACGACAGGGGAGAAGGAGGGGTTAAACCTTTTCCTGAAGACGGGTTGTGCCAAATGTCATTCCGGCCCTATGTTGTCTGACTATAGGCTTCATACATTGGGTGTGCCGGACTCCCAAAACCGCAAAGAGACCGACCCGGGCGCTAATAATGATTATGCCTTTCGCACGCCCTCGCTGCGTAACCTGCGTTATACAGGCCCTTATATGCATAGCGGGAAGTTTGCCACGCTCGAACAAGTGTTGCAGTTTTATGAAGACATTGCAGGAGGCAAAATTCCAAATCCCAATGTTAAACCGGCTCAGATTGACACATTAGCCACCAGTATGGACGTCAATTTTAAGGACATTTCCAGGATCGTAGAGTTTTTGAATGCATTAAATGACGATGATTTTGATAAATCGGTTCCGGAAAGTGTGCCCAGCGGATTACCGGTTATCGAGCTATGAGGTAGATCTGGCTTGCCACTTTCTTTTCCCTCTTGTCAAACTAAAATCAGATCCCATGAAACAAATGGACAGAAAGACATTTTTGAGAGAATTATCGCTGCTCGCAGGCGCGTCGATCGTTTACGGCCACGCGGGCGCGGCGGGTCCGTCCGCGAACAAGGCGAATTTCAAGCTCGGATTTGTAACTTATCTGTGGGGAAAGGACTGGGACCTGCCCACGTTGATCAAAAACTGCTCGGATACAAAAATAAACGGTGTTGAACTACGCGTGGAGCACGCGCATAAGGTTATGCCGGAACTGACTAAGGCCGAGCGTATAGAAGTAAAAAAGAGATTTGCCGATAGTCCCGTGGAGCTGATAGGCCTCGGTACAAACCAGCAATACGATTATCCCGATCAGGCGAAGTTAAAAGCATCCATCGAGCGCACCAAAGAGTTTATCCGGTTAAGCGCCGACGTAGGCGGTTCGGGTGTCAAAGTGAAACCCAATGCCCTTCATGCGGACGTTCCCGTTGAAAAAACATTGACGCAAATCGGAGCAGCATTGGGTGAACTGGCTTCCTATGCAAAAGATTTCGGCCAGCAGATCAGGCTGGAAGTGCATGGAGAGAAGACGCAGGAACTGCCTAACATTAAGCAGATTATGGAAGTTGCCAACCATCCGAACGCCAGGATCTGCTGGAACTGTAACAAGGAAGACCTGATAGGAGAAGGATTCCAGCATAATTTTGATCTGGTCAAAAAATGGTTCGGCGACACAATCCACGTACGCGAACTGGACCGCACCGATTATCCCTACAAAGCTTTGCTGAGCAATCTGGGTAAAATGAATTACGAAGGTTGGGTCCTTCTGGAATGCCATACCAATCCGGAGGACAAGATCAAGTCGATGATGGAGCAGCGGGCTGTTTTTGATCGGATGATTAAGGAGGTCTGAGGTTGCCTAGCGCTTCTGCCCCTGGGCCATTGGTCAGGGGGCCATGTCTATTCGTCGCCCGCCCGCATCCTTGAACCACGTTCCCTTTACTTCCCCAACTCCGTTAAACCGATATTGCAATCCAACAATGCCAGTCGCAGCATTGGGAAATGTGAATTCCAGGGCTTTTTTATTATTGACAAAAACCTGCATTTTCTTATCCCTGCAAACGACCCGTAATGTGGTCCATTCGCTCAGATTTGCTCCGAAGCCCGACAGGTCGGCGAACTTAGCATCGAACATTTTGCCGGCTGCGTACATTTTTAGCTCTCCTATACAAGCCGGGTTGCCGAGTGGAAGGAAAATGATGTCGTCTTTGCATTGGATGAGCACTTCCACGGGCTGGCAAGTGTTTCCGCCTTCCTTGTAATCGTTTCGCAATGTTGTTTCAAACTCAAAATTGTCGTTTCTCAAGTCGCCCATATCACGCTGGTTGAAAAGACGAATTCGCGGCGCGACCGGTTTTAGATTAAAGTTGTTGGCTTTGAGTAAATCTTCGCTAATCGCAATGCGGTCGGGCTTGGTAATGTCCTTTTTTGCGAAATAAAAGGGTTTTTCATCCATTTCTACCAGACCCAGCCAGCCATCGGAGGTGATCTGGACAACGTGCCTTTTCACAACTTCGCCGTCTACGATGAGCCGCGTATTAAAGTAGCCCGGGTAATAATAAATAGCCGAATGCTTTGACTGGTGCTTGGGAACCAATGTTTTACGGGAAATGTCCCAGGTTTGTACAATGTAAACCGAATCGGTTTTCGCCTGGGATGCATTATAAGTGAAAACAACCGAGTTCGGCACACCCTCCGAATACACTTTATCGGCTTTAAATGAAAAGTGCGCCGGGTCAACCCGCCCGGAGCCAAGGACATTTTGAAATACAAAATAACTCGCAACGGCTATCAAAAACACTAATCCGAACGTCCAGGGAAGCGGCAGTCGGCGTTTGTGTTTGGGTTTTGTTATTTCAATGTGCTGTATTTCAGGGGGTAAGTTCTCCGCTGGTGCATGATTGCTAATGTCTGGTTTGTCATTGTTCTGGATAAAATTCCGCCAGTCGTCGAATCCTGCAAACTGGGCCAGCGTGTTGAGTGTAGCCGTGTTGGGCGCATGATCATATTTGATTCGTCCCCAAACCCTTTTTAATGTAGTCGTGCTGAGCCGGACCTTCGTTTTTTCAAAGATCGCCTCACTCAATTTTTCAAAATCGTAGTTAGACCAATCCTTGCTGTCACCCCAGGCCAGCATTCCTTCTATCTCTTTCAGACAGGCTTTGATAAGATCCGTTTCAGACGTATTTGACATGGCTCATTGAATTACATCAACACAAGGCGCTTATCAGGCAAATCTATTGAACCCGGCCAGTTGTTTTACAATATTATGATATCTTATGGCGTAAACGGCCCTCATGATTGTCTCCTTTACACAGTACGATTGTACTTGGCAGTTCTTAGTTTTGATGCATATCAAGACCATGAAAAATCATTGCGTGCTCTGCCTGATGTTGTTATGCCTGCGTCTCTTGTTGCGCCTTCTCAGAGTGATCCGGTCATTGAGGCCGGTGCTGCTCCTGCTGCGGTCCAAATCCATGGCGGAAAAGTAATGGCCGGTTCATCACAAAGAGCTGCGCTGACGTATAGACACGAGCATAGAATGACGATTGGGTTTATGTATAGTCCTTCGGCAAACCATCGTACTCGCAGTAATCAGCAATGATTTAGTTAAGGAATAGATTTTAACTATTAAAATATAGAATTAATCGATTGTGATTATCCTTTTCAAAGTCATAACTTGCTAATCTGCAAAGAATCGATCGCAGACATTGTTTGTAAAATCATGAACTTTTGAAAATGGAAAAAGACTCAAATGACATCGGCAAATGCCCTTATCTCAATGGCACCATGAGCCATAATGTGGGCGGTGGCGGCACCAGGAACCGCGATTGGTGGCCCAACCAGTTAAAGCTTAGCATTCTGCGCCAGCATTCGTCTAAGACGAACCCGCTGGAACCGGACTTTAATTATGCCGAAGCATTTAAAAGTCTGGATTTGCAAGCCGTAAAAGCTGATCTGCATGCGCTCATGACCGATTCACAGGATTGGTGGCCAGCTGATTTTGGACATTATGGCCCACTTTTCATTCGTATGGCGTGGCATAGCGCAGGAACTTACCGGGTATTTGACGGTCGCGGAGGCGGTGGCTCAGGGCAGCAGCGTTTTGCGCCGCTGAATAGCTGGCCGGACAATGTGAGTCTTGATAAGGCCCGGCGCTTGCTTTGGCCAATCAAACAAAAATACGGACAAAAACTTTCCTGGGCTGATTTGATGATCCTTACGGGAAATGTGGCGCTGGAATCGATGGGCTTTAAGACATTTGGTTTTGCCGGCGGACGTGCAGATGTTTGGGAGCCGGACGAAGACGTTTACTGGGGAGCGGAAACGACCTGGCTTGGCAATGACCGGCGTTATGCAAAAGGTGTAGCGGGTGTTACAGGCCCTGGTGTAGTTTCATCGGATGAAGATCCGGGAGAGGGCATTCATTCGCGCACGCTCGAAAAACCTCTTGGCGCGGCTCATATGGGGCTTATTTATGTAAACCCGGAAGGTCCGGACGGAAACCCTGACCCGGTTGCCGCTGCAAAAGATATACGCGATACATTCGGCCGCATGGCCATGAACGATGAAGAAACCGTTGCCCTGATCGCTGGCGGACATAGTTTTGGTAAAACGCACGGTGCCGCGCCTTCGGACCATGTTGGTAATGAGCCAGAGGGCGCAGACGTTGAATCGCAGGGTTTGGGATGGAGCAACAGTTTTGGTTCGGGACGTGGTCCGGATACGATCACGAGCGGATTGGAAGTGATCTGGACTACAACGCCCACACAATGGAGCAACAATTTCTTCGAGAACCTTTTTGGTTTTGAGTGGGAACTGACCAAAAGCCCTGGCGGAGCGCATCAGTGGGTTGCCAGAAATGCGGACAATATTATCCCGGATGCATACGACAGCACAAAAAAGCATGCCCCGACGATGTTAACGACGGATCTGGCATTAAGGCTTGATCCTGCGTATGAAAAAATATCAAGGCATTTCCTGGAAAACCCGGATGCTTTTGCCGACGCATTTGCCCGCGCTTGGTTTAAACTGACACACCGTGACATGGGTCCCCGTTCGCGTTACCTGGGCCCGGAAGTGCCTGAGGAAGTGCTGATCTGGCAAGATCCTGTCCCGGCTGTCGATCATGCGTTGATTGACGAAGGTGATATTTCTGCATTGAAATCAAACATTCTGGCGTCTGGTTTGAGTGTTTCGGAACTTGTCTCGGCCGCATGGGCTTCGGCTTCGACATTCCGTGGTTCGGATAAGCGCGGCGGCGCAAATGGTGCACGCGTTCGTCTGGCTCCTCAGAGAGACTGGAAAGTAAACAATCCTGCGCAGCTGCAAAAAGTGCTAAGCACGCTGGAAAGCATTCAAAGTGAGTTTAACAGCACACAATCGTTTGGCAAGAAAGTTTCATTGGCCGACCTGATCGTCCTCGCCGGTTGCGCTGCCATCGAGAAGGCAGCAAGCGATGCCGGACATTCGGTCAGCGTTCCGTTTACACCCGGGCGTACAGACGCTTCCGCGGCGCAGACTGACATTGAATCAGTAAGTTACCTTGAACCTGCTGCTGACGGCTTCCGGAATTACCGGGGCAACACTTACGCTGTTTCTACTGAGGAATTATTGATCGATAAAGCACAATTGCTGACGCTGACTGCACCGGAACTAACCGTTTTGGTAGGCGGAATGCGTGCATTGAGCACAAACTTCGATGGATCCAAAAATGGTGTTTTCACGACACGTCCCGGTCAGCTTAGCAATGATTTCTTTGTTAACTTGCTGGATATGAATACGTCCTGGAAAGCTATGGGTGAAGATAAAGAGCTTTACCTGGGCAGCGACCGTACATCAGGGCAGCCTAAATGGACTGCCACACGCGCTGATCTCGTTTTTGGCTCAAACTCAGAATTGCGCGTCATTGCGGAGGTTTACGCGAGTGCGGACGCGCAAGGCAAATTCGTGAAAGATTTTGTCGCAGCATGGACGAAAGTCATGAATCTTGACAGATTTGATCTGGCTTGATCAGGTAATATTATAGTTTGATAAAAGGGGCGTCTCACATCAGGGGCGCCCCTTTGTTCTACACGGGCAACTCTACAAAAAACGTCGTCCCGGCGTCATTGACCGATTCAAACCAGATCCTTCCGCCGTGGGATTCCACAATCTGTTTGCAGATGGAAAGGCCTATTCCATAGGACTGCTCCCCAGCGGTTCCCGATCTTTTCGCATTGTTTAAAGGAAGAAAGATCTGATCTTTTAAATTCTCAGGAATTCCAATCCCATTGTCTTCGATGGACAGCAAAACCGTGTCGTTTTGTCGTTGCAGGTTGATCCGGACCGAGCCGCCGGGCTGTGAAAATTTGATAGCATTGCTTAATAAATTACAGAAAACCCGCCATATTTTTTCCCTGTCAACGGGCACTGTAACAGACTCGTAGCGATATTGAAGCTTCTGCTGCTTCTCACTTGCTTTGTGGCTGAGCATATCAATGCATGATTGCACAATCTCTTGCAACGAGACGTCATTTTTAACAATGCGCTCGCGGTCCGACGTTGATTCCAGTATCTGACTGATCAGCGTATTCGCCTTCCCGGCGGAGAGCTGAATGCCGGATATAAGCTCGCCTTGTTCTTCCGAAGGGGTTTCATCCCAAAAAAGCATGTGGGACGCCGAAATGATGGCGGCAAGCGGATTGCGCAGATCGTGCGCGACGATCTTTAAAACGTGCTCATTCTCTATTTCTGCCTGTTCCAAAGCATTCACTGTATCCTGTAACACAATGTTACTCTGCGTAATCACCTTATTCAGCGCCGTAACAGCCTTTAAATTGATCATACTTTTTCGTGCGTTTCGCCAGATCAGATAGGCAATGATGCTCAGGGCGATCAGCAACAAAATGGCAGATTTTAACAACAAGCTTTCCCGGGCATCTTTTTCGGCGACCAGTTCCCGCTCGCGTTCGAGCTGAATCTGCTGCAACAGCTGGCCTACGTCGCTTTTGTTCGCTGCATTTTTCCTCAATTTTTCTATGCGGTCAGCTTCCAGGCTGGAAATCAGTAACTTGCCAGCCTCCTCAAACTTGCCCTGCCCGAACAAGATGTTCGCCTGCATTTTCTGGTAGGAAGCAACATGCGCAGTATTTTTTGATGCAGCAGCCATTTTTTTTAATATCAAGAGCTGTTCCCATGCTTTGGTAAATTGCCTGGTATCAATGTATATATTGGCCAAAATCTGCCGCGATTCCTGCTCCACTTCGTAAGACCATTCAATATCCGGGTCGTGCTGAAGGCAACGTGCGATCAGTTTCTCTGCCATCTTTGTATCACCTTTTAATGCATAGGCTTCCGCCTGATTTCGTAAAATGACAATCCGGGCAAATTTGATAAAGTTCTTTTCGCGTGGAAAGTCGGCGGCATGTTTATCAATAAATTCCTTCGCTTCCCGAAAGTAACGTAGCGCAATGTCAGGCTCATTGCGTAATAGATGAGCGATGCCGATGTTTCTCAAGCTGCCTTGCATCTCAATAAATTCAAGTTGGAAGTTGCCCGATTGAGTACAATGCGACAGTTCTTTAAGCTCATGTTTCCAGTATTCGATCGCCTGATGATAATTTTCTTCCTGAAACGAAATGTTGGCAATCCTGCTGCTGTATCGCGCGCATTCACAAATTTCGCCCATGCCGGTCAGGAAGGATTTGCCATGATAATAATTACGGTAGGCCTGGTAATATTGTTTTTGTTTAAAAAAGTCATCACCCTTCAGGAGCAGCGCTTTTGAATATTCGATAGGATATTTTTTCCGGATCTGAACGGTAGGAAATAATTGCAACAGGCTATCCGTGTACATCAGCGCCTGCCCACTCAATGTCGAATCCCGGTGAGCGAGGACTTTCATGAACTTGTAATAGCGCATTTTATCACCCAGGCCAACCTCTTCAAGTGTAGCCATAAGCGAATCGAATGTTTGAACAGACCTTTTAATGCCCATTTTTCTCGATTCCCGGTCCAACTTGTCAATCCACGTATCCATCTGCTTTTCGTGATCCGCATTAGTGGATTTTTCGCATGCCGGGATAACCATCAGCAGCATAAACCACAGTAGCATCGGGTTGTGTGTATGTGTTGACTTGTAGAAGTAATTCTTCATTAGTAGAATATGTTTGAAGCGATTGGATGCTACCAACAAAGCAAGCTTTAAAAAAATTTACTGAAAAATTTGCGTAGTTAAATGACTACACGTATATTCGTAGCCAAATAACTACGCAATGAATTTAAGACGAGACGTATTTCAGGCCATAGCGGACCCGACGAGGAGGGCGATACTTTTGCTGGTTGCCACACAGACCATGACAGCGGGCGCAATAGCCGCGAACTTTGACACGGCACGCCCGACTGTTTCAAAACATTTGTCGATACTCACCGAATGTGAGTTGCTGGAACAACACCAGCACGGCAGGGAGGTTTACTATCAGATCAATGCGAAGAAAATGAAAGAGGTGGCCGATTTTATAGAACCCTTCCGCAATATGTGGGACGACAGGTTCAACAAGCTCGAAGCGATCATGAAAAACTACAAACCCGAAAAATAATGGAGCGCAAAACCAAAGTGCATGCCGAAGAAGGCAAACAGGAAATCGTCATTACGAGAGAGTTTGATCTGCCACTCGATTTACTTTTTAAGGCCTATATGGAGCCTGAGATCGTAGCCCAATGGATGGGGACAAATGTGCTGAAACTCGAAAACAGGAAACACGGAGCCTATGAGTTCGAAACGTCAGACCCGCAGGGAAATGTGGTGGTTCGGATCAATGGCGTATATCCGGAATTTATACCCGGGCAGCGGATCACGCGGACGTTTGAAATGGAAAGCATTTTC
It includes:
- a CDS encoding cytochrome-c peroxidase encodes the protein MHSFLLIIGLAIICTSCGREREPLKNKKKNNAETIQALGALPKYVTDPPGNKSTPEKVRLGRLLFFDPILSGNKDVSCATCHQPEFNYAEFLETSIGVNGRGTGSKRQFLDQNDIPFVKRNSQSILNTAFNGIKNGESYHAESAPMFWDLRAKGLEEQALVPVRTLEEMRGHSYPEDKVIDEIVARVRKIPAYESLFREAFAGDKNPVNVTNMSKAIASYERTLIANNSRFDQYMRGDSSALTTGEKEGLNLFLKTGCAKCHSGPMLSDYRLHTLGVPDSQNRKETDPGANNDYAFRTPSLRNLRYTGPYMHSGKFATLEQVLQFYEDIAGGKIPNPNVKPAQIDTLATSMDVNFKDISRIVEFLNALNDDDFDKSVPESVPSGLPVIEL
- a CDS encoding tautomerase family protein, with the translated sequence MPYVKIELTREGVTREQKQALISGVTNLLSDVLDKDPNLTFVVIQEIDLDDWGHAGEQVSVLREKGITATKSKNN
- a CDS encoding sugar phosphate isomerase/epimerase family protein, producing the protein MKQMDRKTFLRELSLLAGASIVYGHAGAAGPSANKANFKLGFVTYLWGKDWDLPTLIKNCSDTKINGVELRVEHAHKVMPELTKAERIEVKKRFADSPVELIGLGTNQQYDYPDQAKLKASIERTKEFIRLSADVGGSGVKVKPNALHADVPVEKTLTQIGAALGELASYAKDFGQQIRLEVHGEKTQELPNIKQIMEVANHPNARICWNCNKEDLIGEGFQHNFDLVKKWFGDTIHVRELDRTDYPYKALLSNLGKMNYEGWVLLECHTNPEDKIKSMMEQRAVFDRMIKEV
- a CDS encoding sensor histidine kinase — its product is MKNYFYKSTHTHNPMLLWFMLLMVIPACEKSTNADHEKQMDTWIDKLDRESRKMGIKRSVQTFDSLMATLEEVGLGDKMRYYKFMKVLAHRDSTLSGQALMYTDSLLQLFPTVQIRKKYPIEYSKALLLKGDDFFKQKQYYQAYRNYYHGKSFLTGMGEICECARYSSRIANISFQEENYHQAIEYWKHELKELSHCTQSGNFQLEFIEMQGSLRNIGIAHLLRNEPDIALRYFREAKEFIDKHAADFPREKNFIKFARIVILRNQAEAYALKGDTKMAEKLIARCLQHDPDIEWSYEVEQESRQILANIYIDTRQFTKAWEQLLILKKMAAASKNTAHVASYQKMQANILFGQGKFEEAGKLLISSLEADRIEKLRKNAANKSDVGQLLQQIQLERERELVAEKDARESLLLKSAILLLIALSIIAYLIWRNARKSMINLKAVTALNKVITQSNIVLQDTVNALEQAEIENEHVLKIVAHDLRNPLAAIISASHMLFWDETPSEEQGELISGIQLSAGKANTLISQILESTSDRERIVKNDVSLQEIVQSCIDMLSHKASEKQQKLQYRYESVTVPVDREKIWRVFCNLLSNAIKFSQPGGSVRINLQRQNDTVLLSIEDNGIGIPENLKDQIFLPLNNAKRSGTAGEQSYGIGLSICKQIVESHGGRIWFESVNDAGTTFFVELPV
- the katG gene encoding catalase/peroxidase HPI; amino-acid sequence: MEKDSNDIGKCPYLNGTMSHNVGGGGTRNRDWWPNQLKLSILRQHSSKTNPLEPDFNYAEAFKSLDLQAVKADLHALMTDSQDWWPADFGHYGPLFIRMAWHSAGTYRVFDGRGGGGSGQQRFAPLNSWPDNVSLDKARRLLWPIKQKYGQKLSWADLMILTGNVALESMGFKTFGFAGGRADVWEPDEDVYWGAETTWLGNDRRYAKGVAGVTGPGVVSSDEDPGEGIHSRTLEKPLGAAHMGLIYVNPEGPDGNPDPVAAAKDIRDTFGRMAMNDEETVALIAGGHSFGKTHGAAPSDHVGNEPEGADVESQGLGWSNSFGSGRGPDTITSGLEVIWTTTPTQWSNNFFENLFGFEWELTKSPGGAHQWVARNADNIIPDAYDSTKKHAPTMLTTDLALRLDPAYEKISRHFLENPDAFADAFARAWFKLTHRDMGPRSRYLGPEVPEEVLIWQDPVPAVDHALIDEGDISALKSNILASGLSVSELVSAAWASASTFRGSDKRGGANGARVRLAPQRDWKVNNPAQLQKVLSTLESIQSEFNSTQSFGKKVSLADLIVLAGCAAIEKAASDAGHSVSVPFTPGRTDASAAQTDIESVSYLEPAADGFRNYRGNTYAVSTEELLIDKAQLLTLTAPELTVLVGGMRALSTNFDGSKNGVFTTRPGQLSNDFFVNLLDMNTSWKAMGEDKELYLGSDRTSGQPKWTATRADLVFGSNSELRVIAEVYASADAQGKFVKDFVAAWTKVMNLDRFDLA
- a CDS encoding 2Fe-2S iron-sulfur cluster-binding protein; this translates as MSDTIDFILVLDGKEYAVRVDKGQYISLMTLISDHLPISGFGLCSGMGGCGTCLVEIDGEPALSCGVPVNADLSDTIIVIQEARF
- a CDS encoding Crp/Fnr family transcriptional regulator translates to MEAKEILRQHIAQAASLTDQQFDYFFSHFKPQSYKKGGTVIQVGKPVEHEYFVISGCLKAFFVNDDIKTYILQFAMPTWWTSDYAAMYNRTNATITVDCITDAEVLCLADSDRERLCKEIHQIEHFFRWRTNRGYVASQKRLLSFMNNDTKARYEELLALYPQLYNLVPKHLIASYLGVSRETLSRLYNNHR
- a CDS encoding DUF1080 domain-containing protein, with translation MSNTSETDLIKACLKEIEGMLAWGDSKDWSNYDFEKLSEAIFEKTKVRLSTTTLKRVWGRIKYDHAPNTATLNTLAQFAGFDDWRNFIQNNDKPDISNHAPAENLPPEIQHIEITKPKHKRRLPLPWTFGLVFLIAVASYFVFQNVLGSGRVDPAHFSFKADKVYSEGVPNSVVFTYNASQAKTDSVYIVQTWDISRKTLVPKHQSKHSAIYYYPGYFNTRLIVDGEVVKRHVVQITSDGWLGLVEMDEKPFYFAKKDITKPDRIAISEDLLKANNFNLKPVAPRIRLFNQRDMGDLRNDNFEFETTLRNDYKEGGNTCQPVEVLIQCKDDIIFLPLGNPACIGELKMYAAGKMFDAKFADLSGFGANLSEWTTLRVVCRDKKMQVFVNNKKALEFTFPNAATGIVGLQYRFNGVGEVKGTWFKDAGGRRIDMAP
- a CDS encoding SRPBCC domain-containing protein: MERKTKVHAEEGKQEIVITREFDLPLDLLFKAYMEPEIVAQWMGTNVLKLENRKHGAYEFETSDPQGNVVVRINGVYPEFIPGQRITRTFEMESIFASPVTFAVQLEFLEFEELTMNTSKLTMQIVYKTVELRDQMLKMPFAQGINMAHNRLQEIVNNLK
- a CDS encoding ArsR/SmtB family transcription factor, whose product is MNLRRDVFQAIADPTRRAILLLVATQTMTAGAIAANFDTARPTVSKHLSILTECELLEQHQHGREVYYQINAKKMKEVADFIEPFRNMWDDRFNKLEAIMKNYKPEK